One genomic region from Deltaproteobacteria bacterium encodes:
- the topA gene encoding type I DNA topoisomerase codes for MARSLVVVESPAKAKTIQKILGKGYQVLSSMGHVMDLPKSRLGVDVENGFTPRYIVIKDRKKVLGEILEASRSVKTVYLAPDPDREGEAIAWHIADAIRSDNGKKKKKGKAAPKPAAEIMRVLFHEITKKGITLGMAAPRSLDRNKYDSQQARRILDRLVGYTLSPLLWSKVRRGLSAGRVQSVAVKIVCSREGDIAAFVPEEYWSLSARLAGESPPPFLSRLVEAGGEKVRPRSEGETLELRKAVENGPFVVREIRKKLRRRSAPPPFTTSKIQQEAARVLRMPPYKTMMVAQSLYEGVDIPGEGLVGLITYMRTDSVRVAEEAVSAAREYVLAAHGEAYLPQAPNVFRNRKTAQDAHEAIRPTSMEHFPEKLKSILSRDQLRLYRLIWNRFVASQMAPAEFEQTAIDILCDPEGGIAGGYLFRATGSVPKFMGYLEVYQDGGNGNGRQAGQGASEGDASGGNGGENGETDGEKAEGNLLPVLSEGDRLDLKELIGAQHFTQPPPRFSESSLIKELEDQGIGRPSTYASIVKTIKDRGYARLEEGRFHPTELGRVVTGLLEESFPKVMDVAFTARMEEELDQIEEGEREFTQALTDFYGPFSEELERAKLSMPMVKDELIATGISCSACGGEMVIRFGRAGKFLACRNYPECRNTANFRETAEGKIEILPDEEAGVACDKCGKPMVIRRWKGARYIACSGYPDCRNSRPFPIGVACPECEEGDIVERTSRMGKVFYSCSRFPECRFASWSRLVPGQCPVCGYKAMAERVRKGGLTEIVCARKGCGSNKAKKTAAGE; via the coding sequence ATGGCCAGGTCGCTAGTCGTCGTCGAATCGCCCGCAAAGGCCAAGACGATACAGAAGATATTGGGCAAGGGATACCAGGTTCTTTCATCGATGGGGCACGTCATGGACCTGCCGAAGAGCCGGCTCGGGGTGGATGTCGAGAACGGTTTTACGCCCAGGTACATAGTCATAAAGGACCGCAAGAAGGTTTTGGGGGAAATCCTGGAAGCTTCACGCTCCGTGAAAACCGTCTACCTTGCGCCCGACCCCGACCGGGAAGGTGAGGCGATCGCGTGGCACATCGCCGATGCCATCCGGTCCGACAACGGCAAGAAGAAGAAGAAAGGAAAGGCGGCGCCTAAACCGGCTGCCGAGATCATGCGGGTGCTGTTCCATGAAATCACGAAGAAGGGAATCACGCTGGGGATGGCGGCCCCGCGCTCTCTCGACCGGAACAAGTACGATTCCCAGCAGGCGCGACGTATCCTCGACCGGCTCGTCGGGTATACCCTTAGCCCGCTCCTCTGGTCCAAGGTCAGGCGGGGCCTTTCGGCGGGCCGGGTGCAGTCGGTGGCGGTGAAGATCGTCTGCAGCCGCGAAGGGGATATCGCCGCCTTCGTTCCCGAGGAATACTGGTCCCTGTCGGCGCGCCTCGCGGGAGAGTCGCCCCCGCCCTTCCTCTCCCGCCTTGTGGAAGCGGGCGGCGAGAAGGTGCGGCCGAGGAGCGAGGGGGAAACCCTGGAACTTAGGAAGGCCGTGGAGAACGGCCCCTTCGTCGTCCGGGAGATCAGGAAAAAATTGCGCCGGCGCTCCGCCCCCCCGCCGTTTACGACATCGAAGATCCAGCAGGAGGCGGCCAGGGTGTTGAGGATGCCTCCGTACAAAACGATGATGGTCGCCCAGTCCCTCTACGAAGGGGTGGACATCCCAGGGGAGGGACTCGTCGGCCTGATCACCTATATGCGGACCGACTCCGTAAGGGTCGCGGAAGAAGCGGTGAGCGCGGCCAGGGAATATGTCCTGGCGGCGCACGGGGAAGCGTACCTTCCCCAGGCGCCGAACGTTTTCCGTAACCGGAAAACCGCGCAGGACGCCCACGAAGCGATCCGGCCCACCTCGATGGAGCACTTTCCGGAGAAGCTCAAGTCGATACTTTCCCGCGATCAACTCCGGCTTTACCGGTTGATCTGGAACCGCTTCGTGGCGTCGCAGATGGCGCCGGCCGAATTCGAGCAGACCGCGATCGACATCCTCTGCGACCCCGAGGGGGGAATCGCCGGCGGCTACCTCTTCCGGGCGACTGGGTCGGTGCCGAAATTCATGGGATACCTCGAAGTGTACCAGGACGGCGGCAACGGCAACGGACGGCAGGCGGGGCAGGGCGCCTCTGAAGGAGACGCTTCGGGCGGCAACGGCGGGGAGAACGGGGAGACTGACGGGGAAAAGGCGGAAGGGAACCTGTTGCCGGTTCTCTCCGAAGGAGATCGCCTTGACCTGAAGGAACTGATCGGGGCGCAGCATTTCACCCAGCCGCCTCCGCGTTTCTCCGAAAGCTCGCTTATCAAGGAACTGGAGGATCAGGGGATCGGCCGCCCCTCGACGTACGCGTCCATCGTGAAGACGATAAAGGACCGCGGCTATGCCCGGCTCGAAGAGGGCAGGTTCCATCCGACGGAGCTTGGCCGGGTCGTCACGGGATTGCTGGAGGAAAGCTTTCCCAAGGTCATGGACGTCGCATTCACGGCCCGGATGGAGGAAGAGCTGGACCAGATAGAGGAGGGAGAGCGGGAATTCACCCAGGCGCTTACGGACTTTTACGGGCCGTTTTCCGAGGAACTGGAGCGGGCGAAGCTCTCGATGCCGATGGTGAAGGACGAGCTGATCGCGACGGGAATCTCCTGCAGCGCATGCGGCGGGGAAATGGTGATCCGATTCGGGCGCGCAGGGAAATTTCTCGCTTGCCGGAATTACCCCGAGTGCCGCAATACCGCCAATTTCCGCGAGACCGCGGAGGGAAAGATAGAGATACTTCCCGACGAAGAAGCCGGAGTCGCGTGCGACAAGTGCGGCAAGCCGATGGTGATACGTAGATGGAAGGGTGCCAGGTACATCGCCTGTTCCGGTTACCCCGATTGCCGGAACAGCCGTCCGTTCCCGATCGGCGTCGCCTGCCCCGAGTGCGAAGAAGGGGACATCGTCGAGAGGACTTCCCGCATGGGAAAGGTCTTCTACAGCTGCTCGCGTTTTCCCGAATGCCGCTTCGCATCATGGAGCCGCCTCGTTCCGGGGCAATGCCCCGTTTGCGGCTATAAAGCTATGGCGGAGAGGGTCCGGAAAGGCGGCCTGACCGAGATCGTCTGCGCCCGGAAGGGGTGCGGTTCGAACAAGGCGAAAAAAACCGCGGCGGGGGAGTGA
- a CDS encoding sigma-54-dependent Fis family transcriptional regulator, producing MKHRLLVVDDEQSLRQFLTLFLQKEGYEVDVAASRIEAEKTIRENVYDLVITDMRMAAEDDGLRILRAAIEMSPSTQVIVLTAFGTIEGAVEAMKLGAYNYIVKPFNNQDLRDLIRGALASRETAVERRRALRQEIQGKSSFEGIVGRSEAMLMVYELIDRVAPTNANVMILGESGTGKELIASALHARSERKDAPFIAINCAAIPETLMESELFGHMRGAFTGAVQTKRGLFEAAHKGTLFLDEVGEIPANMQSKLLRAIQERVFRRIGGNEDISIDVRIVCASKRKLEEEMKAGRFRDDLYFRLNVIQIVVPSLRERREDIPVLAQHFLDKYAKLMGKPIARMDGGTMRSLLAYDYPGNVRELENIMERATIIETKDVISIASLPQNVTKIDSSAGEAAVFIPEAFDVEGSSLDTVVDRLEKELLLKALERSGGNRTEAAKLLNISFRSMRYRLDKHGIE from the coding sequence TTGAAACATCGCCTCCTGGTGGTGGACGACGAGCAAAGCCTGCGGCAGTTCCTTACGCTTTTCCTCCAGAAGGAAGGATACGAGGTGGACGTCGCCGCCTCACGCATCGAGGCGGAGAAAACGATTCGGGAAAACGTATACGACCTCGTAATCACCGACATGCGCATGGCCGCCGAGGACGACGGGTTAAGGATCCTGCGCGCGGCGATCGAGATGTCTCCATCCACCCAGGTGATCGTGCTTACGGCTTTCGGCACGATCGAAGGCGCCGTCGAAGCCATGAAGCTCGGGGCCTATAATTACATCGTCAAGCCGTTCAACAACCAGGATCTGCGCGACCTTATCCGCGGTGCGCTGGCCAGCAGGGAAACCGCCGTCGAGCGGCGCCGGGCGCTCCGCCAGGAAATACAGGGGAAATCCTCCTTCGAAGGGATCGTCGGGCGCAGCGAAGCGATGCTCATGGTCTACGAGCTCATAGATCGGGTCGCCCCTACTAACGCCAACGTGATGATCCTGGGAGAAAGCGGCACGGGGAAGGAGCTTATCGCCTCCGCCCTGCACGCCCGGAGCGAACGAAAGGACGCCCCCTTCATAGCGATCAATTGCGCCGCTATACCGGAAACGCTTATGGAGAGCGAGCTTTTCGGCCACATGCGGGGTGCGTTCACTGGCGCCGTTCAAACCAAGCGCGGGCTCTTCGAGGCAGCACACAAGGGTACGTTGTTCCTCGACGAAGTGGGAGAAATCCCGGCGAACATGCAGAGCAAGCTGCTTCGGGCGATCCAGGAGCGGGTTTTCAGGCGCATCGGCGGCAACGAGGACATTTCGATCGACGTCCGGATCGTGTGCGCTTCGAAGCGTAAGCTCGAAGAGGAGATGAAGGCGGGGCGTTTCCGCGACGACCTGTATTTCCGCCTGAACGTCATCCAGATCGTCGTGCCCTCCCTGCGTGAGCGAAGGGAGGACATACCCGTTCTTGCGCAGCATTTTCTAGATAAATATGCGAAACTGATGGGCAAGCCGATAGCCCGGATGGACGGGGGAACTATGCGGTCCCTGCTTGCCTACGATTACCCGGGGAACGTGCGGGAACTGGAAAATATCATGGAAAGGGCGACGATCATAGAGACAAAAGATGTCATATCGATTGCTTCCCTCCCTCAAAATGTGACAAAAATTGACAGTTCCGCCGGTGAAGCTGCGGTGTTCATACCGGAAGCGTTCGACGTCGAGGGAAGTTCCCTCGATACCGTGGTCGACCGCCTCGAAAAAGAACTTTTATTGAAGGCACTTGAACGGTCGGGAGGGAACCGCACGGAAGCCGCGAAATTATTGAATATCTCCTTCCGCTCCATGCGATATCGGCTCGACAAGCACGGGATCGAGTAG
- a CDS encoding prepilin-type N-terminal cleavage/methylation domain-containing protein, with translation MTGNKRGFSLVELMIIVAIIGIIVTLAITTYMNFIVKSRRSEVRYNLEGIYKAELSWYGEYNYFSDSFSTIRWQPEGVCQYTYFLGGAEYKGKDILANPEPTAPSPPIVPATVAGSSFTAKAWGNIDNDPTFDVWHINDVKDMQNTVDDLSS, from the coding sequence ATGACCGGGAATAAAAGGGGTTTTAGCCTGGTTGAGCTTATGATAATCGTCGCGATTATCGGGATTATCGTGACATTGGCGATTACCACCTATATGAATTTCATCGTGAAAAGCAGGAGATCCGAGGTCAGGTACAACCTGGAAGGGATCTATAAAGCCGAATTATCCTGGTACGGTGAATATAATTATTTTTCAGACAGTTTTTCGACAATTCGCTGGCAACCCGAGGGAGTATGCCAATACACGTATTTTTTAGGTGGAGCAGAATATAAGGGCAAGGACATACTTGCGAATCCTGAACCGACCGCTCCTTCTCCGCCGATAGTGCCTGCCACGGTTGCCGGCAGCTCTTTCACTGCAAAAGCATGGGGAAATATCGACAACGATCCAACTTTTGACGTATGGCACATAAATGATGTAAAAGATATGCAGAATACGGTTGATGACCTTTCGTCTTGA
- a CDS encoding O-antigen ligase family protein → MFFSAVAHGGETPVSLFVIRLAAFSLAGVALWRSRKEYPLWLPVDISVTVFLFYVTLSTTWAVYPWSALQYAMNVLAAASVYVLLRVQWMEGDTGKHAERLLLVMVVAGIVQSAWASYQYLYGQPGRASGSFANPNHLAGFLLFGVAAAVHFLKREVDRRNAAGIFVFGAFAFLMACSVVLTKSRAMIPVIAGAFLFLLLALRGRNAYRFLAGATASAAILAAVAAPRFSALVDPYAYSRWKIWKAAVRTALDHPLGAGLGGFKFFWLHYRDPIEGAVFRYWKTADTAHSQFFGFLSELGFPGVFLAATAAVSVLALVLRESRREDRILPLSLIPLAAMIHAFFDVNLDIPGITLPVAACTALLANRNMGSPRRGISVSPVIKSGISLILLPCLAYSVATFAGHRRYADGVEFLRKGDTERAMEGFSEASRIDPLNSGYPDAVASVHYRRFLASRHPQHLAASVDAERRAISASPWNPYHLSQAGFLMGELSKTFPDGESRRRLLSLSISTLEESLQRNPNDIVAQMRMADVLRISGMEMGARDILEKLIAVEPNAVRAYVMLADVEASAYPGKAAELYRKAIALSMELEGKSLEPSLREFVELDRDAIRQRVEILESDISGRISRENDKIRTR, encoded by the coding sequence TTGTTCTTCTCGGCCGTTGCGCACGGCGGCGAGACCCCCGTCTCTCTATTCGTCATCCGGCTGGCGGCGTTTTCCCTGGCTGGGGTCGCGCTTTGGCGTTCCCGAAAGGAATATCCCCTGTGGCTGCCGGTCGACATCTCCGTAACTGTTTTCCTGTTTTATGTCACGCTCTCGACAACCTGGGCGGTTTATCCGTGGTCGGCGCTCCAGTATGCGATGAATGTGCTGGCGGCGGCGTCGGTTTACGTTTTGCTTCGGGTGCAATGGATGGAGGGCGACACGGGGAAGCATGCGGAGCGCCTGCTTCTTGTCATGGTGGTTGCGGGAATCGTGCAGTCGGCCTGGGCGTCATATCAGTATCTCTACGGACAGCCCGGGCGTGCGAGCGGATCGTTCGCCAATCCCAATCACCTGGCCGGCTTTCTCCTTTTCGGGGTAGCGGCGGCCGTACACTTCCTGAAAAGAGAGGTCGACAGGCGCAATGCCGCAGGAATATTCGTATTCGGTGCCTTCGCTTTTCTGATGGCGTGCAGCGTGGTTCTTACGAAGTCGCGGGCGATGATTCCGGTGATTGCCGGGGCCTTCCTGTTCCTGTTGTTGGCCTTGCGGGGGAGGAATGCATACCGATTCCTGGCGGGAGCGACGGCGAGCGCGGCAATCCTTGCGGCCGTGGCAGCGCCGCGATTTTCCGCCCTGGTCGATCCGTACGCGTACAGCCGCTGGAAAATATGGAAGGCGGCGGTGCGGACGGCGCTTGACCATCCGCTTGGCGCAGGCCTCGGCGGGTTCAAGTTCTTCTGGCTTCATTACCGGGATCCGATCGAAGGGGCGGTATTCCGGTACTGGAAAACCGCGGATACGGCACACAGCCAGTTCTTCGGGTTTCTTTCGGAGCTTGGGTTCCCGGGTGTTTTCCTTGCGGCGACGGCGGCCGTGTCTGTCCTTGCTCTTGTTCTGCGGGAAAGCCGGAGGGAAGACCGCATTCTTCCATTGTCCCTGATTCCGCTGGCCGCAATGATCCACGCGTTTTTCGACGTGAACCTGGATATTCCGGGCATAACCCTGCCCGTGGCTGCCTGTACCGCCCTGCTGGCGAACCGGAATATGGGAAGCCCCCGGAGAGGCATCTCCGTTTCCCCGGTCATCAAGTCGGGCATTTCGCTTATTCTGCTCCCGTGTCTTGCGTATTCCGTAGCGACGTTTGCGGGGCATCGCCGGTATGCGGATGGCGTGGAATTTCTCCGGAAAGGCGACACGGAAAGGGCAATGGAGGGTTTTTCGGAAGCGAGCCGCATTGATCCTCTCAACTCCGGCTACCCCGACGCTGTGGCGTCGGTGCATTACCGGAGATTCCTTGCAAGCCGGCATCCGCAACACCTGGCGGCATCGGTCGATGCCGAGCGGAGAGCGATTTCCGCGAGCCCATGGAATCCATACCATTTGTCCCAGGCGGGATTTCTGATGGGAGAGTTGTCGAAAACGTTTCCGGACGGGGAGTCCCGGCGGCGATTGCTGTCATTATCGATATCCACGCTTGAGGAAAGCCTGCAGAGGAATCCCAACGACATCGTTGCGCAAATGAGAATGGCCGACGTTCTTCGAATTTCGGGCATGGAGATGGGCGCGCGCGATATATTGGAAAAGCTGATTGCCGTCGAGCCCAACGCCGTTCGAGCCTACGTAATGCTCGCCGACGTTGAGGCATCGGCATATCCCGGGAAAGCCGCGGAGCTTTACCGAAAAGCAATTGCCTTGTCCATGGAACTTGAGGGAAAATCGCTCGAGCCTTCGCTTCGGGAATTCGTGGAACTGGACCGGGACGCAATCCGGCAACGCGTCGAAATCCTCGAAAGCGACATTTCAGGCCGCATCTCGCGGGAGAATGATAAAATCCGAACGCGATAG
- a CDS encoding ABC transporter ATP-binding protein: MTTVRPILSIDGISKSYPVGFTRKRHRVLYDLSFAVCENEIVGFLGPNGAGKTTTIKIVNRLSFPDEGEVTVFGERIGRRPEFHRRIGFMPEQPYFYEYLTGVEFLGLCGSLSGMRKTAIAVRSRSMLARVGLEGAGKTAIRKYSKGMMQRLGLAQALLHDPELVILDEPMSGLDPMGRLDVRNLILELKAAGKTVFFSTHIISDVEALCDRVIMIDKGRKVAEGSVEELMGGEGVQYVEIVISPVPSSGWISAAGLPPAAGAVRGNTFVLKAGSVEEANRWIDGFRRAGSMVVSCVPVKKHLEEIYVERVGGRG, encoded by the coding sequence ATGACCACGGTCCGTCCGATATTGAGCATCGACGGGATTTCCAAGTCGTACCCGGTCGGCTTCACGAGGAAGCGCCACAGGGTGCTTTACGACCTCTCCTTCGCGGTCTGCGAAAACGAAATCGTGGGGTTCCTGGGTCCCAACGGAGCGGGGAAGACGACCACCATCAAGATCGTCAACCGCCTTTCGTTCCCCGATGAGGGCGAGGTTACCGTCTTCGGGGAACGGATCGGGCGGAGGCCGGAGTTTCACCGGCGAATCGGTTTCATGCCCGAGCAGCCCTACTTCTATGAATATCTTACCGGTGTGGAGTTCCTTGGGCTTTGCGGGAGCCTGAGCGGCATGAGGAAGACGGCTATCGCCGTGCGCTCCCGGTCGATGCTGGCGCGCGTGGGACTGGAGGGGGCCGGAAAGACGGCGATCCGGAAGTACTCCAAGGGGATGATGCAGCGGCTGGGTCTTGCACAGGCGCTTCTTCACGATCCCGAGCTTGTCATCCTCGACGAGCCGATGTCGGGTCTCGACCCCATGGGGAGGCTGGATGTAAGGAACCTGATCCTTGAACTGAAAGCGGCGGGGAAGACGGTGTTTTTCAGCACGCATATCATCTCCGACGTCGAGGCGCTGTGCGACCGCGTGATCATGATCGACAAGGGACGCAAGGTGGCGGAAGGCTCGGTAGAGGAGTTGATGGGCGGGGAAGGCGTTCAGTACGTCGAGATCGTGATTTCCCCTGTTCCCTCCTCCGGGTGGATTTCCGCGGCCGGATTGCCTCCCGCCGCAGGCGCCGTTCGCGGCAACACCTTCGTCCTGAAGGCGGGAAGCGTGGAGGAAGCGAACCGGTGGATCGACGGGTTCCGGCGGGCGGGGTCCATGGTGGTATCGTGCGTTCCCGTCAAGAAGCACCTGGAAGAGATCTACGTGGAACGGGTGGGGGGGCGTGGTTAA
- a CDS encoding ABC transporter permease subunit, whose translation MVNRILSIAANTFRETVRNKILYAILAFALLVIMLTYFLADLSVGELTRIIADVGLASIHIFGVIMAVFIGITLVSQEVDRKTVYLILSRPVPRWEFIIGKAFGLSLTLALTTLVMSVTLFLVHAAYGRAPETGIFIASTGIYMELVALICLASLFSTFTTPVLSAIFTLSMFLIGHVTGELLVFSERASSGIARSISRILFYVLPNLENFNWKNEVVYEKVRSAGVLWAASGYLFCYFAGVLCVACLLFSRKDLK comes from the coding sequence GTGGTTAACAGGATACTGTCCATAGCCGCGAACACGTTCCGCGAGACGGTCCGGAACAAAATTCTTTACGCGATTCTCGCGTTTGCTCTTCTGGTAATAATGCTTACCTACTTCCTTGCAGACTTGTCAGTCGGGGAACTGACCCGCATTATAGCCGACGTCGGGCTTGCCTCGATCCACATCTTCGGCGTGATCATGGCCGTCTTCATCGGAATTACCTTGGTCAGCCAGGAAGTAGACCGGAAAACGGTCTACCTGATTCTCTCGAGACCCGTTCCCAGGTGGGAGTTTATCATCGGAAAGGCTTTCGGACTGTCCCTGACGCTTGCGCTCACGACTCTCGTCATGTCAGTGACGTTGTTCCTGGTGCACGCCGCGTACGGCAGGGCGCCGGAAACCGGTATCTTCATCGCTTCAACAGGGATCTACATGGAGCTCGTTGCGCTCATCTGCCTTGCCTCTCTCTTTTCTACGTTCACTACGCCGGTGCTCAGCGCCATTTTCACGCTCTCCATGTTCCTCATTGGACATGTCACCGGGGAGTTGCTCGTTTTCAGCGAACGCGCCTCGTCGGGAATCGCGCGCTCCATATCCAGGATTCTCTTTTACGTCCTTCCCAACCTCGAGAACTTCAACTGGAAGAACGAAGTGGTTTATGAAAAGGTCCGTTCGGCAGGCGTTCTATGGGCGGCGTCCGGTTATCTTTTTTGCTATTTCGCGGGTGTGCTCTGCGTCGCCTGTCTCCTGTTCTCACGGAAAGACCTCAAATGA
- a CDS encoding undecaprenyl/decaprenyl-phosphate alpha-N-acetylglucosaminyl 1-phosphate transferase, translated as MTGGAVLAVAASCAASLTASLLLSLYLTPIFRDSARKFGVLDRPDGELKTQKEPVPYFGGLAVYSAVLIPVAIFLRFSDQLMGLLLASTLVVLMGLIDDLGGLSPRIKLMVQVVAVFLMIKSGIRIRIDFMPPLACIALTFLWMIVMTNGFNLIDVMDGLAGGVACVSSAAMAVIFLLQGESIGAIVCVSLVGALIGFLRYNRPPAQIYLGDAGSLLLGFLLGGLAVKCDYTLRNPMGWLTALAVFAVPLFEIAFVSWLRVRRGASIFAGSRDHFSLRLRKWRLSTSQTVVWSCFAAALSSAIGIAAMHLRPAVSLAYYASIAGLFFAVAAWLKKIDMSL; from the coding sequence ATGACCGGAGGCGCGGTGTTGGCCGTCGCAGCCTCGTGCGCAGCCTCGCTCACCGCTTCCCTTCTTCTGTCTCTCTACCTGACTCCCATATTCCGGGATTCGGCGCGGAAGTTCGGCGTGCTCGACCGGCCCGACGGGGAGCTGAAGACGCAGAAGGAGCCCGTTCCCTATTTCGGCGGCCTCGCCGTTTACAGCGCCGTCCTGATTCCCGTGGCTATATTCCTTCGGTTCAGCGACCAGTTGATGGGGCTGCTCCTCGCATCCACCCTCGTCGTTCTCATGGGACTCATCGACGACCTCGGCGGTCTTTCTCCCCGGATCAAGCTCATGGTTCAAGTCGTCGCGGTGTTCCTCATGATCAAGTCCGGAATACGGATTCGAATCGATTTCATGCCTCCGCTTGCGTGCATCGCCCTGACGTTCCTGTGGATGATCGTGATGACGAACGGCTTCAATCTCATCGACGTGATGGACGGGCTTGCGGGAGGGGTCGCCTGCGTTTCCTCAGCTGCGATGGCCGTTATATTTTTACTGCAGGGGGAATCGATCGGCGCGATCGTTTGCGTATCGCTGGTGGGGGCGCTCATCGGATTCCTCCGTTACAACCGGCCGCCGGCCCAAATCTACCTGGGCGACGCCGGATCGCTTCTCCTCGGATTCCTGCTGGGCGGCCTTGCCGTCAAATGCGACTACACTTTGCGGAATCCCATGGGATGGCTGACAGCGCTGGCCGTTTTCGCGGTCCCGCTGTTCGAAATCGCTTTCGTGTCCTGGCTCCGCGTACGAAGGGGCGCCTCCATCTTCGCGGGCAGCCGGGACCATTTCAGCCTGCGGCTCAGAAAATGGAGGCTGTCCACGTCGCAGACGGTGGTCTGGAGCTGCTTCGCGGCGGCGTTGTCGTCGGCAATAGGGATCGCGGCGATGCATCTTCGCCCCGCCGTGTCCCTTGCATACTACGCATCCATCGCGGGACTCTTTTTCGCGGTCGCGGCCTGGCTGAAGAAGATCGACATGAGTTTGTAA
- a CDS encoding FAD-dependent oxidoreductase has protein sequence MILVLGGGVTGLAAGTALQAAGAEFLVLEKEAEPGGWCRSFSSGGYAFDLSGHFLHLSDPAAKSFILDVPGVPWQKVERDARVWLREVLTPYPFQVHLKGHDPAFVRRCLADFASERIRDAISGEGTPGNLAEWLIRRFGKAMCEAFFYPYNRKMWRAPLSKLGHEWTGWSVPVPRFEDLLEGASGGIHKGMGYNAEFYYPRRGGIGSLARALGRGIGSRLRTGVEIERIDLRRKVAYASGGESFPFRSAVSTVPLPRMAAFSGGIPSRARRAANSLSWVKVLAINIGVRNPGMAPGHWVYVPERSYPFFRVGFLSNVSRSAAPPGRVSMFVEKSFPSSARVNVTLEVEAALRGLRKMGVLSEGSRIEELHPVMLDPAYVRFDGARKGAVSLLAREFGRHGVFPAGRYGAWDYYGMEKSMADGIRAAREAVRAARMR, from the coding sequence ATGATCCTGGTATTGGGCGGAGGGGTGACGGGACTGGCCGCCGGGACGGCCCTCCAGGCGGCAGGAGCGGAGTTTCTCGTCCTCGAGAAGGAGGCCGAGCCGGGAGGGTGGTGCAGGTCGTTTTCCTCCGGAGGGTACGCTTTCGACCTGAGCGGACACTTCCTCCACCTTTCCGATCCTGCCGCGAAAAGTTTCATTCTCGATGTCCCCGGCGTTCCCTGGCAAAAGGTGGAGAGGGATGCGAGGGTCTGGCTCCGGGAAGTGCTGACGCCGTATCCCTTCCAGGTTCATCTCAAGGGGCACGACCCCGCATTCGTCCGCCGCTGCCTCGCCGATTTCGCCTCCGAGAGGATAAGGGACGCGATTTCCGGGGAAGGGACGCCCGGGAACCTTGCGGAGTGGCTCATAAGGAGATTCGGAAAGGCGATGTGCGAGGCTTTCTTTTATCCCTATAACAGGAAAATGTGGCGGGCACCGCTTTCGAAGCTGGGTCACGAGTGGACTGGATGGTCGGTGCCTGTTCCAAGGTTCGAAGACCTGCTGGAAGGGGCCTCGGGCGGAATTCATAAAGGAATGGGGTACAACGCGGAGTTTTACTATCCCCGCCGCGGGGGGATCGGGAGCCTTGCCAGGGCGTTGGGACGCGGCATTGGAAGCCGGTTGCGCACCGGGGTCGAAATCGAGCGGATCGACCTCAGGCGCAAGGTTGCGTATGCTTCCGGCGGCGAGTCGTTTCCGTTTCGATCGGCGGTCTCCACCGTCCCGCTTCCCCGAATGGCGGCCTTCTCCGGCGGCATTCCTTCTCGGGCGCGCAGGGCCGCGAATTCCCTTTCCTGGGTGAAAGTGCTCGCGATCAATATCGGCGTCAGGAATCCGGGCATGGCGCCGGGGCACTGGGTGTACGTCCCCGAGCGGAGCTATCCGTTCTTCCGGGTCGGATTCCTATCGAACGTTTCCCGTTCGGCTGCCCCCCCGGGCCGCGTTTCGATGTTCGTCGAAAAGAGCTTCCCGTCCTCCGCTCGCGTGAACGTGACGCTTGAAGTCGAGGCGGCCCTTCGCGGGCTCAGGAAAATGGGAGTGCTCAGTGAGGGAAGCAGGATAGAGGAACTCCATCCCGTGATGCTCGATCCGGCTTATGTCCGCTTCGACGGAGCAAGAAAGGGGGCCGTATCCCTCCTTGCGCGTGAGTTCGGGCGGCACGGGGTTTTTCCTGCCGGCCGGTACGGCGCATGGGACTATTACGGAATGGAAAAATCCATGGCGGACGGCATTCGCGCCGCCCGCGAAGCGGTTCGTGCCGCGCGGATGAGATAA